The region AGCCATGCCGCGTGCAGGAAGACTGCCCTATGGGTTGTAAACTGCTTTTATACAGGAAGAAACACTCGTACGTGTACGAGCTTGACGGTACTGTAAGAATAAGGACCGGCTAACTCCGTGCCAGCAGCCGCGGTAATACGGAGGGTCCGAGCGTTATCCGGAATCATTGGGTTTAAAGGGTCCGCAGGCGGTCGATTAAGTCAGAGGTGAAATCCCATAGCTTAACTATGGAACTGCCTTTGATACTGGTTGACTTGAGTCATATGGAAGTAGATAGAATGTGTAGTGTAGCGGTGAAATGCATAGATATTACACAGAATACCGATTGCGAAGGCAGTCTACTACGTATGTACTGACGCTCATGGACGAAAGCGTGGGGAGCGAACAGGATTAGATACCCTGGTAGTCCACGCCGTAAACGATGGATACTAGTTGTTGGGGTTTACCTCAGTGACTAAGCGAAAGTGATAAGTATCCCACCTGGGGAGTACGGTCGCAAGACTGAAACTCAAAGGAATTGACGGGGGCCCGCACAAGCGGTGGAGCATGTGGTTTAATTCGATGATACGCGAGGAACCTTACCAGGGCTTAAATGTAGTATGACAGGACTAGAGATAGTTTTTTCTTCGGACATATTACAAGGTGCTGCATGGTTGTCGTCAGCTCGTGCCGTGAGGTGTCAGGTTAAGTCCTATAACGAGCGCAACCCTTATCGTTAGTTGCCAGCATGTAAAGATGGGGACTCTAATGAGACTGCCTACGCAAGTAGTGAGGAAGGTGGGGATGACGTCAAATCATCACGGCCCTTACGTCCTGGGCCACACACGTGCTACAATGGTATGGACAATGAGCAGCCATCTGGCAACAGAGCGCGAATCTATAAACCATATCACAGTTCGGATCGGAGTCTGCAACTCGACTCCGTGAAGCTGGAATCGCTAGTAATCGGATATCAGCCATGATCCGGTGAATACGTTCCCGGGCCTTGTACACACCGCCCGTCAAGCCATGGAAGCTGGGGGTGCCTGAAGTCGGTCACCGCGAGGAGCCGCCTAGGGTAAAACTGGTAACTAGGGCTAAGTCGTAACAAGGTAGCCGTACCGGAAGGTGCGGCTGGAACACCTCCTTTCTAGAGAAAGATGGTGAGTTACAAAAGGGAAATTTTACTCTTTGCTGTTAATTTTAAAAAAACAATATATTTAAGCTATTATAGTCTCGTAGCTCAGCTGGTTAGAGCGCTACACTGATAATGTAGAGGTCGGCAGTTCGAGTCTGCCCGGGACTACAATTTTTTAATATATAAGGAAATTCTAGAAGTGGTTATGCACCCAATTTTAGTCGGCTCACGACTGCAGACTAAAACCTGTTGACTGCCACTAGAAGAAAAAGGGGGGATTAGCTCAGCTGGCTAGAGCGCTTGCCTTGCACGCAAGAGGTCATCGGTTCGACTCCGATATTCTCCACCAGGCAATGCCTGGAGATAAGTTAAATTATTTCCAGTGTATTGTAGGCAGATTGTTGCTGAGAGTTTAAAAACTTGTCAGTGGCGACTCGCCACACAGTTCATTGACATAATGGTAAAATGATATCGTAAGAATCAAAAAGATAGAGAGTTTTGTATAGCGATATACAGAACAATTTTTATAAAGAATAAAAAGAGCTCGTTGTGATGCAGAGATGTATCACGGCAAAAAGTACAATAAGTTAAGTAAGGGCGTATGGCGGATGCCTAGGCTCTCAGAGACGACGAAGGACGTGATAAGCTGCGAAAAGCTACGGGGAGGGGCACATACCTTATAATCCGTAGATATCCGAATGGGGCAACCCGGCATGTTGAAGACATGTCACCTAGCAATAGGGGTAAACCCGGTGAACTGAAACATCTAAGTAACCGGAGGAAGAGAAAACAATAGTGATTCCGTTAGTAGTGGCGAGCGAACGCGGATTAGCCCAAACCAATGCTGTTACGGCAGTATTGGGGTTGTAGGACCACAATATTTGATGCTAAGAGAATTAGAACTGTTTGGAAAGACAGACCATAGAGGGTGATAGTCCCGTAAAAGTAAGCGAAGTTATTGATAGTGGTATCCTGAGTAGTGCGGGACACGAGTAATCCTGTATGAATCCACCGGGACCATCCGGTAAGGCTAAATACTCCTGAGAGACCGATAGTGAACTAGTACCGTGAGGGAAAGGTGAAAAGAACCCTAAGTAAGGGAGTGAAAGAGATCCTGAAACCGTACGCCTACAAGCGGTCGGAGCAACTTCTAGTTGTGACGGCGTGCCTTTTGCATAATGAGCCTACGAGTTACTGTTTCTAGCAAGGTTAAATGTTTCAGACATGGAGCCGTAGCGAAAGCGAGTCTGAATAGGGCGAGATTCATTCATTAGGAATGAAAGCGTATTAATACGTTTAGTTAGTAGTAGTAGACGCGAAACCGAGTGATCTACCCATGGGCAGGTTGAAGCTGTGGTAACACACAGTGGAGGACCGAACCAGTTGACGTTGAAAAGTCTTTGGATGACCTGTGGGTAGGGGTGAAAGGCCAATCAAACTCGGAAATAGCTCGTACTCCCCGAAATGCATTTAGGTGCAGCGTTGAGTAAAAGTTTTATAGAGGTAGAGCTACTGATTGGATGCGGGGGCTTCACCGCCTACCAATTCCTGACAAACTCCGAATGCTATAAAATGTTTCTCAGCAGTGAGGGCATGGGTGCTAAGGTCCATGTCCGAGAGGGAAAGAACCCAGACCATCAGCTAAGGTCCCCAAATATATGTTAAGTTGAAATAACGAGGTGAAATTGCTTAGACAGCTAGGATGTTGGCTTGGAAGCAGCCATTCATTTAAAGAGTGCGTAACAGCTCACTAGTCGAGCGATTTCGCATGGATAATAATCGGGCATAAACATATTACCGAAGCTATGGATTAACGTTTAGATATACGTTAGTGGTAGGGGAGCATTGTAACCTGCGTAGAAGGTGTGCTGTGAGGCATGCTGGAGTGGTTACAAAAGAAAATGTAGGCATAAGTAACGATAATGCGGGCGAGAAACCCGCACACCGAAAGACTAAGGTTTCCTCAGCGATGCTAATCAGCTGAGGGTTAGTCGGGTCCTAAGGCGAATCCGAAGGGAGTAGTCGATGGCTCACAGGTTAATATTCCTGTACTTCTTATAATTGCGATGTGGTGACGGAGTATTGAAAGCACCGCGTACTGACGGAATAGTACGTTGAAGACTGTATTTATAGGATCTGTAGGCAAATCCGCAGATTTTGGAGAAGGTCGATAGTACCATGACTCTTCGGACGATTGGATAGTGTGCCTAAAGGCTTCCAAGAAAACCCACTAAGCTTCAGATTATAAGAACCCGTACCGTAAACCGACACAGGTAGTTGGGATGAGAATTCTAAGGTGCTCGAGAGATTCATGGCTAAGGAACTAGGCAAAATCGACGCGTAACTTCGGGAGAAGCGTCGCCCATCTTCGGATGGGCCGCAGTGAAAAGGTCCAGGCGACTGTTTATCAAAAACACAGGGCTTTGCTAAATTGAAAGATGATGTATAAGGCCTGACACCTGCCCGGTGCTGGAAGGTTAAGTGGAGGGTTTAGCTTCGGCGAAGATCTGAAATGAAGCCCCAGTAAACGGCGGCCGTAACTATAACGGTCCTAAGGTAGCGAAATTCCTTGTCGGGTAAGTTCCGACCTGCACGAATGGTGCAACGATCTGGACACTGTCTCAGCCATGAGCTCGGTGAAATTGTAGTATCGGTGAAGATGCCGATTACCCGCAGCGGGACGAAAAGACCCCGTGAACCTTTACTATAGCTTAGTATTGGCTTTGGATAAGTAATGTGTAGGATAGGTGGGAGACTATGAAGCGGCGTCGCTAGGCGTTGTGGAGTCATCCTTGAAATACCACCCTTTGCTTCTCTAGAGTCTAACTCAGAGATGAGGACAGTGCTTGGTGGGTAGTTTGACTGGGGTGGTCGCCTCCAAAAGAGTAACGGAGGCTTCTAAAGGTACCCTCAGCACGCTTGGTAACCGTGCGTAGAGTGCAATGGCATAAGGGTGCTTGACTGAGAGACATACAGGTCGATCAGGTTGGAAACAAGAGCATAGTGATCCGGTGGTTCCGCATGGAAGGGCCATCGCTCAAAGGATAAAAGGTACTCCGGGGATAACAGGCTGATCTCCCCCAAGAGCTCATATCGACGGGGGGGTTTGGCACCTCGATGTCGGCTCGTCACATCCTGGGGCTGGAGAAGGTCCCAAGGGTTGGGCTGTTCGCCCATTAAAGTGGCACGCGAGCTGGGTTCAGAACGTCGTGAGACAGTTCGGTCTCTATCTGCTGTGGGCGTTAGAAATTTGCGTGGATCTGACTCTAGTACGAGAGGACCGAGTTGGACTGACCTCTAGTGTACCAGTTGTTTCGCCAGAAGCATGGCTGGGTAGCTACGTCGGGAAGGGATAAGCGCTGAAAGCATATAAGCGCGAAACCCACCACAAGATGAGATTTCTTTAAAGGGTCGTGGGAGATTACCACGTTGATAGGCTATAGGTGTAAAGGCAGTAATGTCATAGCCAAGTAGTACTAATAACCCATAGACTTATGTACGCTTCTCCCGCCGTAAGGCGGGAGGCAACTCTTTTTTTTACAAGTATTCTGAACTCGTTTCAGTATCGAAAAAAACTTACAATATTATTTTATCATATGTTAATTCATTTGTTATTAAAGAATTTAAGTATTCAATGAGCAAAATATTTAATTATAAATGTTTTACTCTTTTCATAACAGCAAGCTTAGGGTGGTTATAGCATTGGGGCTCACCTCTTCCCATCTCGAACAGAGAAGTTAAGCCCAATAGCGCCGATGGTACTGCATTTTTGTGGGAGAGTAGGTCGCCGCCTTTCTTATCAACTAAACCTCAATTCTAACGAATTGAGGTTTTTTTATGTCATAATTTTAAACGTGAGGAACTTAAATTGAATCAAGTGAAATAGTTGTGGGATCTTAAGAATGTATTAGTATAAAGGATATTTACATTTTTAGAAATATTGTTGTCCGCTAAAACCTAAAAAACATCAAAAGAGTTTTTATAGCCTAATCTTATGCTAATGCTGTTTTGAAATTATTGTGGTCATTTCAATGCAGAATTGGTATTAGTTAACCACCAACTTATAATATATAAAACCGAAGGTATCAGAAAAATATAAAGAGTATTCATAAAATGTACATCAGGATTTGGATTAATAGCAATAAGTAAGAAAAAAACAATAAAACTAATCAATGAAACAAATCCTCCTAAACCTTCTCTCCATAAAGCGAAAATGAGTCCTGCTAGACCAATGCCCCAAAATATAAATGTGATAATCATTAATGTATCAAATGAATTTGAAGCAGCGACGCCATGTTTTTTGTAGCTCTCCAGGGTTTCACCAATGCCTATCAATAAAGTTATGGTAACAATTATTGTTCCGATAATACGAGCCATCCATCGGATAATGCTGATTAAGGTTCTGTTTTTCATTTGTTTTATAATTTACACAAAACTAGTTTACATAACTAAATATATAAATGACCATCATCAATGCACATAAATGGTGTAAAATAGGGCTTGCTGATTTATCTTAAAACAGATTTTAAGAATTTGATTATTAAAAGATTATAATCAATTTTTGTTATAATTTTATTGTGTAAATACATTGTTTTTGGTGTCTTTCTATCATAAAACTTTGCACTTATGATTAATTACACACCTGCAAGTCAACTTACATTGTCCGGATTTGTTCATCCCTTTGATCAAAAATTATCTCCAGAAAACCGCTGGGTAAAGTTAGCTCAAATTATTCCTTGGGATGCTTTAGCCGCAGTCTATTCTTCAACATTAAGCAGTAACTCAGGCAGGCAAAGCGTTAATGTCCGTATGGTCATAGCAGCTCTTATTGTAAAACACAAGTTAGGTTTAGATGATAGAGGTACCGTGGCTATGATACGTGAGAATATCTATTTACAATACCTCTGTGGACTTATAAGTTTTCAAACCCAGGTGCCATTTCATCCTACTGTTTTCGTGGATATCCGTAAGCGTATGGGGGCAGCACGTTTTGACTCTTGGAATGCACTTATTATAGAGAAAGCAGATCAACTCAAACCTAAAAATAAGAAAACAATATCGCATCCGAAACAAGACAACGACTCAGCAGACCATGTATTGTCATCTCATAAAGGGACTTTAAAAATTGATGCCACAGTCGAAAATCACAAAATAGCCTATCCCACCGATGCAGGGCTGCTTAATGATGCTAGAAAACAAAGTGAGCGACTTATTGATGTGTTATACAAAAAAGCTGATACCGTTAAAAAGCCACGAGATTACCGGAGGATAGCAAGATCAGAGTTCTTAGTGTTTTCCAAAAAAAAAAAGAAACCAAAAAAGAAATTCGCAAGTTTATCCGCAAACAATTAGCCTACCTGAAACGTAACATCGCATACATTGAAACTTTATTCGATACCATAGAAATCCAAAGAACAAAACAGCAGTCTTTAGGACTATTCTCAGAGATAGAAACCGCTTATCCGAGTCTTTTTCCATTATCATGGCAAGATCAAAAACTATACTGGGTTCTCCAGAACATCTACCTCCAACAACGGTATATGTATGACAACAAAACCCCTAGGAAGACCGCCCAAGGAAAATCTTAATGCTTATCATAAAAGCAAACGAAAGAAAGAACGAAACCAAAGAAACTTGATAGAAGGCAAATTTGGACAAGCTAAAAATACTTAAGGATTAAGCAATATTAAAGCAAAAAGAGCAGACACCTCAGAGAGTTGGATTGGAGCCATATTCTTTATCATAAATCTCTTACCATTATCAAAAATAGCAGCTAAATATGCTATTTTTTGTGCCTTTTTGAAAATATGTTATCAGAAAATAAAAAGCATTTATAAAAACTCATTAAACCACATCTCATTTTTTAAACATCAGAGTTTTATCGTTACCAATAGACAAACTAAACGAGTTTTATTAAGTTAATGTTTTTGAAAATCAGCAAGCCCTAAAGTACTTATAAAACAACCTATCTAAATGGTAGTTACTCGACCATACATGGAGACTCATTTCTTTAAGGAATAAATGAAGTAATCAAGTTATATTTGAGGTTTATCTAAAGGATTTTTTCCATATACAATCCAAAGGAATATAAAATAATAGTGACTGATAATTCAGGATTTTATTTTATAAATAACATAGGGAGGGGGGGCAGAATATATATTTCTACCAAACATACCTCCATACAAGCCTGAGCTAAACCTATGCGAACAAATAAGACACTACATTAAAAATCGATTCAAAAAATCAAAGATTCGAATCAATGAAAAGTTTAAAAGATTGGCTACTCAAAATGGTCTATGAACTGAAACCTGAAAACAATTAAATTTTTAACTAAAAATCATCAATTTTTAAATGCCTTTAATACGTCATTTAATAACTAATCTAGTGTAAGGTGTTTTTAAAGATTAAATTATATAATTCATCAATAGAAAGAAAATTGTGTCATTATTATACTTTTCATCATATAAAATTAATGGTTCTTAAAAACCTTAATACCTGCTTTTACTTCAATATCTAGATGATTTTTCTTTGGTGTCAATGGACAAGAAAACATTTCATTATAAGCACAATAAGGATTGTATGTATTGTTGAAATTTAAGATAATTGTGCCATCTAGCTGTTCATCAGTTACTTTTAAATCCATATAGCGCCCAGCTCCATATGATTCATTTCCAGAAGTATTATCGGTAAAAGCCAAATATAAATCATCTTTATATTTTTCATCTTCCAATTCATCTTGACTTTTATAAACGGTCAACTCAAAATCTTTTCCTTTTAAACTGAATTTTAAAACGCCATATTCTTTATACATTGCTTTTCTATCCGTATTGGTGGCCATTTCAAAAGTTGGAGCATTTTCTGTTTTTATCAATTTTGCAGCTACGATAAAAGTGTCATCAACCGGAAAAAAATCCAATCCTTTAAAATTTTTTAAATCTTTCTTTTTTAAAGGTGATTTTGATGCATCTTTATAATTTGCATTTAATCTTTGTTGATATTCAGTTTTACCTAGTAATGGTCGTTTATCTCCAGAATTGCAAGAAATTAATAAAAAAAAGAAAAAATATTTTAAGAAAAACTTCATATTATTAAATTTTACTCAAAAATACAACATTCAGTTATTTTATGTAGATTTATCAAATCGATAGAAGCAGAAAAATATTAAAATTGTGTTGTCATATAGATTTAAAAAACCGTGGAAAAACTTTAAAAGTAAGGAGATACAGGTGGTTCAATAGTTGCCATATATTATAAAATTAGTAGAACAAGTCCAACTGATAAGTCGGACTTGTTGTTTTCGTGATACTCTCAGTGAATTATTGAATTGTCGAGTTAAAGGTATACTGAACGTTATTCAGTATCTTAAAAATAAACACAAATGAAAAACATATTTAGAAATTACATCCTTACTTTTAAAGACCTTTCTAAAGAAGTTTGGTGGCTTGCACTTATTACCCTAATTAATAGAGCAGGAACTATGGTGATTCCGTTTTTGTCATTATACCTGAATAAAAATCTAAATTTTTCGATACCTGATATTGGCTGGATTATGTCTTTCTTCGGATTAGGGTCTGTGGTAGGAACTTGGATTGGAGGAAAATTAACCGACAAAATTGGCTATTATAAGGTTATGTTAGTTAGCTTAGTTTTAACAGGAATTTTCTTTGTTCTGTTGCAATATGTTATTACTTTTCAAGGGTTTTGTGCGGGTATATTTTTAGTCATGTTAGTTGCAGATTCTTTTAGACCTGCCATGTTTGTGGCTTTAAGTGCGTATAGCAAACCAGAAAATAAAACACGTTCTGTGACCTTAATTCGTTTGGCAATTAATTTAGGATTTTCTACCGGACCAGCAGTGGGTGGATTAATTATTGCAGGAATTGGCTACCAAGGTTTGTTTTGGATTGATGGTGTAACATGTGCTTTGGCAGCTGTTTTATTATTGCAAGTTTTACATCCTAAGAAAGCAAAAACACAAGACGAAATAAAAGTAGAAAACCCTATTTCAGCATATAAAGACAAACCTTTTTGGATTTTTTTTATCGCTATGTTTATCTTTGGTTTTGTCTTTTTACAATATTTTTCTACGATGCCTTTGTATTATAAAGACGCTCATTTTTTATCAGAATTAGAGATTGGTTTATTGATGGGTTTTAACGGTTTTTTCATTTTCGTGTTTGAAATGCCCTTCATTAAATGGCTAGAGAATCCTAAGAATTCGAAAATAAAACTAGTGGCAATAGGCTTATTCTTAGTGGCAATAAGCTTTATAGTTTTAAATATGTCTTCTTGGATTGGTATTTTATTAGTAGGGATGTTATTGATGACGGTTGGAGAAATGATTGCTTTTCCTTTTTCGAATGCGTTTGCTGTAGAGCGTGCAAAAAAAGGAAATCAAGGAGAATATATGGCCTTATACTCAATTGCCTTTTCGTTAGCACATATTTTTAGTCATAACATAGGGATGCAACTAATTGATAAATTTGGGTTTGAATTTACGTGGAATGCCATCACAATTTTTGCGTTGATCGGAGTTGCTATATTACTTTTATTGATAAAGCTTCTTAAAAAAGAACAAGCCCTACAAGCCCTATAAAAAATGAGGTTTTTATAGAGTCATGTATATAAAAGTACCATAGGCTATTAGTAAAAAAGCGCCCGCTTTCCAGTTAAGATTATATTTTTTCGGCATTAAAACAAGAGGCAAAATAAGGAATGAAATTCCTAACATCCAATAAATATCATTCGTTAATAATCTTGAATCTAACAAAGAAATTGGAGTGATGATAGATGTGATGCCAATAACCGCTAAAATATTAAAAATATTAGAACCTATTAAATTCCCTAAAGATATTGCTTTTTCTTTTTTGATGATTGCAATGATAGAAGCTGCCAATTCTGGCACACTAGTTCCTATAGAAACCACCGTAACCCCAATAACACGCTGTCCAACTCCAAATTCGGTAGCCAAAGAGGTAGCACCGTTTATCAACAATTCTGAGCCTCCGTAAAGCCCACATCCTCCAATAACAAAAAAGAAAATAGTTTTAGGAACGCTTAACGGAACTGCACCCTCTTCTAATTCCTCTTCATTTTTATTTTTTTGAAAACGTAAAAGGTAAATTAAGAATATAATTAAAAAAGAGAATAAAATAAAGCCTTCATATTGCACCACTACACGGTCATTTGCTAAAAATATAAAAAGTAATGCAGAAGCAATCATCATTACAGGCCAATCAATTTTATAGAATGTTTTTTCAACTTCCATACCGCCTAAAATCAATGTAATTCCCAGTACCAATCCTAAATTTGCAACATTAGAACCAATGACGTTTCCAAGTGCTAAATCTGATGCGCCATTTAAAGCGGCATTAATACTTACAATAAGTTCAGGAGCCGATGTGGCAAAAGATACCACTGTCATCCCGATGACAACTTTAGAAATATTTAATTTTAAAGAAATCGCCACTGCCGATTTTAGCAACCAGTTTCCACCTAAAATCAATAAAATTAAACCACCTATTATCAGTAAAAAATTCATTTATTTCATTTTTTGCAAAGATACATGTTTAGGACTTTATCGAGAAGACTAATAAATGAAAAGCTTAAAAATAGACTTATGAATAATCAATTTTACATTACTTTTTTAAATCAGTACAATAAAGCCCTTTAAAACCTATCAAATTATTACTTATAAAGCTGTTTGACTAATAGAATATCACTGTCTTACTAGTATTTCAATTACAAATTAAAATTATATTTACATTATTAGTTACACATATAAAATCAATCTAAAAAATTTTTGTAAAAATATTTGGTACCAAGGACTTCAACCTATTACATTTAAAATATCGTTCAAAAATTGAACTGTTTTTACTAACTTTTATACCAAATATGATGATTATTATTGTGCTTAAATTTATTGAAACTCTTTCAGAATCTATTTTAAATATTTTTTTCTAACTTACATTCAAAACTATACTCATAAAAATGATTAAGATGTTTATTTTTGTTTAAATTTGAACAATAAGATTCTTACAATGAAAAAGCAATTTTTTAAAAAACTTGCAAAATTTAATAAATTAATTTTACCTTCTTTTACTAAGAGAGAATTAGATCTATCAAAAGCTTCTAAGTTTCAATTAGCAATTATAGGCTGGAGAGTTTTTGTAACTATGAATTCACTTGATTAAAACCACATTATTATGAATGATGAACATGTTAAACTATTTACAGAATCAAATATTATTATTAGTGGTTTAAAAAACTTGCTTGAAAACGAGAATATTTCATACCTTATTAAAGACAAATTCGAATCTGCCAGACTGGGAGGTTTTGGAGAACAGGCTGCTTCCGTAGAAATCCATGTATTAAAAAAAGATTTGAAGGAGGCCAAAAAAATTTTAGCGGCTTACAAAGAAAAAATTTCTTTATAAAAATAAACAAAAATCTTTCTAATTTAAAAAAATGCGATTATATTTGCACCCGCTTAATGGCCATGTGGCGCAACTGAATAGCGCACTTGATTACGGCTCAAGAGGTTATAGGTTTGAATCCTATCATGGTCACTTGAAAACCAGTACTTTACATCTATTTTGTAAAGACTGGTTTTTTTATTTGCAGAATATTTTCACACTTCTTAAGAGTTAAGCTCTGTTTATCCCACCCATTCAATAGGTAAAATATTTATTTCTTTACCCTTTGTAGTATGGTCGGTTTCTGTTCTTGAAAGTTTAGGTATTACAAAATCTGAAAATTTAATAATTATTTCTAAAGCCTTTTCAGGGTTTTCACTTGCTACTTCATTTAGCCATTTAGATAAATTAGGTAACTCATTACTTACTAGCATTTTAAATGCTTGTCGTATTTCGGTGGTTGATTTGTTTGGTATTCCTTTTCTACTTGACTTTTTGCCAAGTTCTCAAAGCAGAACGAATTTGTAAGATTGCCAATTATTATGATGCACACTCAAACCGCCGTTTTACCCCTTATCCTTAGCAATGGATCAGTCAACAAGGCATATAGCGTTGGCCTATCGGCACGGCTTATCTAAGTTATTGTAGGTAGTTACTTTATCCTTTCTTTAAATAATTCATATCTATCTAATGGTGCTAAATCGTTTTTTGTTAAAATTTTACTATTCATAGTTTCTTTATATTTTTCAATTATTTGCACATAATTTTTGTGAGATAAATATTTGGCAGTAATGGTTTCGAGAATCAGAGAACTAATCCAAACTATATTTTGTAATGATTTATGAAATTTTTCAGCATCTTCATCTGGGATACTTGAAAATATAAAAGTGTCAGCATTTTCATAATTTGCTCTTATTCTTAAACGATAAAGACAGTCATAAATTGAAGTTGGTGGTGTGTTTCCAATGATTGTTTTTTTCTGTTGTGGTGAAATTCGTTTCTTATTATTTTCCTTTTTCCATTCGCTGTATTTTCTTTCCAATTCTTTTTTTCTTGTAGTTTTTAAAAATTTAGAAAAATTGTCAATTGGATTTTCTT is a window of Polaribacter litorisediminis DNA encoding:
- a CDS encoding DUF7670 domain-containing protein, encoding MKNRTLISIIRWMARIIGTIIVTITLLIGIGETLESYKKHGVAASNSFDTLMIITFIFWGIGLAGLIFALWREGLGGFVSLISFIVFFLLIAINPNPDVHFMNTLYIFLIPSVLYIISWWLTNTNSALK
- a CDS encoding calcium/sodium antiporter, with translation MNFLLIIGGLILLILGGNWLLKSAVAISLKLNISKVVIGMTVVSFATSAPELIVSINAALNGASDLALGNVIGSNVANLGLVLGITLILGGMEVEKTFYKIDWPVMMIASALLFIFLANDRVVVQYEGFILFSFLIIFLIYLLRFQKNKNEEELEEGAVPLSVPKTIFFFVIGGCGLYGGSELLINGATSLATEFGVGQRVIGVTVVSIGTSVPELAASIIAIIKKEKAISLGNLIGSNIFNILAVIGITSIITPISLLDSRLLTNDIYWMLGISFLILPLVLMPKKYNLNWKAGAFLLIAYGTFIYMTL
- a CDS encoding MDR family MFS transporter yields the protein MKNIFRNYILTFKDLSKEVWWLALITLINRAGTMVIPFLSLYLNKNLNFSIPDIGWIMSFFGLGSVVGTWIGGKLTDKIGYYKVMLVSLVLTGIFFVLLQYVITFQGFCAGIFLVMLVADSFRPAMFVALSAYSKPENKTRSVTLIRLAINLGFSTGPAVGGLIIAGIGYQGLFWIDGVTCALAAVLLLQVLHPKKAKTQDEIKVENPISAYKDKPFWIFFIAMFIFGFVFLQYFSTMPLYYKDAHFLSELEIGLLMGFNGFFIFVFEMPFIKWLENPKNSKIKLVAIGLFLVAISFIVLNMSSWIGILLVGMLLMTVGEMIAFPFSNAFAVERAKKGNQGEYMALYSIAFSLAHIFSHNIGMQLIDKFGFEFTWNAITIFALIGVAILLLLIKLLKKEQALQAL
- a CDS encoding putative signal transducing protein, with translation MNDEHVKLFTESNIIISGLKNLLENENISYLIKDKFESARLGGFGEQAASVEIHVLKKDLKEAKKILAAYKEKISL
- a CDS encoding DUF1684 domain-containing protein, which encodes MKFFLKYFFFFLLISCNSGDKRPLLGKTEYQQRLNANYKDASKSPLKKKDLKNFKGLDFFPVDDTFIVAAKLIKTENAPTFEMATNTDRKAMYKEYGVLKFSLKGKDFELTVYKSQDELEDEKYKDDLYLAFTDNTSGNESYGAGRYMDLKVTDEQLDGTIILNFNNTYNPYCAYNEMFSCPLTPKKNHLDIEVKAGIKVFKNH